A window of the Cololabis saira isolate AMF1-May2022 chromosome 19, fColSai1.1, whole genome shotgun sequence genome harbors these coding sequences:
- the aldoab gene encoding aldolase a, fructose-bisphosphate, b, which yields MPHAFPFLTPEQKKELSDIAHKIVAPGKGILAADESTGSVAKRFQGINAENTEENRRLYRQLLFTADDRMNPCIGGVILFHETMYQKADNGKTFPQYLKDRHMVVGIKVDKGVVPLAGTNGETTTQGLDGLYERCAQYKKDGADFAKWRCVLKITPTTPSRLAIVENANVLARYASICQMHGIVPIVEPEILPDGDHDLKRTQYVTEKVLAAVYKALSDHHVYLEGTLLKPNMVTAGHSCSHKYTNQEIAMATVTALRRTVPPAVPGVTFLSGGQSEEEASVNLNAMNICPLHRPWALTFSYGRALQASALKAWGGKKENGKACQEEFLKRAVANCQAAQGKYASSGASAAGGDSLFVANHAY from the exons ATGCCTCACGCATTTCCCTTCCTCACTCCTGAGCAGAAGAAGGAGCTCAGTGATATTGCTCACAAGATTGTTGCCCCTGGCAAGGGAATCCTTGCTGCTGATGAGTCCACTG GTAGTGTGGCCAAGCGCTTCCAGGGCATCAATGCTGAGAACACTGAGGAGAACAGGAGGCTGTACCGCCAGCTCCTCTTCACTGCTGACGACCGCATGAATCCTTGCATTGGTGGTGTCATCCTCTTCCACGAGACTATGTACCAGAAGGCCGACAATGGCAAGACCTTCCCCCAGTATCTGAAAGATAGACACATGGTTGTTGGCATCAAGGTTGACAAAGGTGTCGTTCCCCTTGCCGGAACCAACGGCGAGACAACCACCCAGG GTCTTGATGGACTGTATGAGCGTTGCGCCCAGTACAAGAAGGATGGTGCTGACTTCGCCAAGTGGCGTTGTGTTCTGAAGATCACCCCTACCACTCCCTCAAGGCTGGCCATCGTTGAGAACGCCAATGTCCTGGCTCGCTATGCCAGCATCTGCCAAATG CACGGCATTGTCCCTATTGTTGAGCCCGAGATTCTTCCCGATGGTGACCATGACCTGAAGCGCACCCAGTACGTTACTGAGAAGGTCCTGGCTGCCGTGTACAAGGCTCTGTCCGACCACCATGTGTACCTGGAGGGAACCCTGCTCAAACCAAACATGGTTACAGCTGGACACTCTTGCTCACACAAGTACACCAACCAGGAGATTGCCATGGCAACTGTTACCGCCCTGCGCCGCACCGTGCCCCCTGCAGTTCCTG gAGTTACCTTCCTGTCCGGTGGCCAGAGTGAGGAGGAGGCCTCAGTCAACCTCAATGCCATGAACATCTGCCCTCTGCACAGACCCTGGGCTCTGACCTTCTCATATGGTCGTGCTCTGCAGGCCTCTGCCCTGAAGGCCTGGGGAGGCAAGAAGGAGAATGGCAAGGCATGCCAGGAAGAGTTCCTCAAGAGAGCTGTG GCTAACTGCCAGGCCGCCCAGGGGAAATATGCTTCCAGTGGAGCCAGCGCTGCTGGTGGAGACTCACTGTTTGTGGCCAACCATGCTTATTAA